The Streptomyces sp. NBC_01775 genome includes a region encoding these proteins:
- a CDS encoding glycerophosphodiester phosphodiesterase, with amino-acid sequence MVTKTILVPLIALALALPAPPAHAVFTNGSLLDRLPRIIYTAHRGGALEVPENSMEGLAATYARRRTSVLDVDIRRLRDGTLVAMHDATLNRTTNRRGRVAALDRAGWNRVRLRPPRGLPGHWRAERPPTVKKILKRFGGRTVLLLELKDPAGLTRLHRMLRKRKLTRSVFLETNKLRVAARAHRLGLLTAVWRSARQMKGDHPERWKRYVTMLSVDHRTPARHARKAVRSSIRYVWSHTVNTRAARDRVLRLGFDGIVTDVPGRLASHRHG; translated from the coding sequence GATTCTCGTCCCGCTGATCGCTCTGGCCCTCGCCCTCCCCGCGCCCCCCGCGCACGCCGTCTTCACGAACGGCTCGCTGCTCGACCGGCTCCCCCGGATCATCTACACGGCACACCGCGGCGGCGCCCTCGAAGTCCCCGAGAACAGCATGGAGGGGCTGGCCGCCACCTATGCCCGGCGCCGGACGTCGGTATTGGACGTGGACATTCGGAGGCTGCGGGACGGCACGCTCGTGGCCATGCACGACGCGACCCTCAACCGCACCACCAACCGGCGCGGACGGGTCGCGGCGCTGGATCGCGCGGGCTGGAACCGGGTGCGGCTGCGGCCCCCGCGCGGGCTGCCGGGCCACTGGCGGGCCGAGCGTCCGCCGACCGTCAAGAAGATCCTGAAGCGCTTCGGCGGGCGCACCGTGCTGTTGCTGGAGCTGAAGGATCCGGCGGGGCTGACGCGGTTGCACCGGATGCTGCGCAAGCGGAAGCTGACCCGTTCGGTGTTCTTGGAGACCAACAAGCTGCGCGTGGCCGCCAGAGCGCACCGGCTCGGGCTGCTGACGGCGGTGTGGCGCTCGGCCCGTCAGATGAAAGGCGACCATCCGGAGCGCTGGAAGCGGTACGTCACCATGCTGAGCGTCGATCACCGCACCCCGGCCCGGCACGCCCGCAAGGCCGTTCGGTCGAGCATCCGGTACGTGTGGTCACACACGGTCAACACCCGCGCGGCCCGCGACCGGGTGCTGCGACTGGGCTTCGACGGCATC